A single window of Polaribacter sp. SA4-10 DNA harbors:
- a CDS encoding SulP family inorganic anion transporter: MFKYIKNDFPASIVVFFVALPLCLGIALASGAPLFSGVIAGIIGGIVVGFLSGSKIGVSGPAAGLAAIVLTAISTLGGYENFLVAVVLGGVIQLVFGFLKAGIIGYYFPSSVIKGMLTGIGIIIILKQIPHFFGYDADPEGDFAFFQIDGENTFSEIFKTLNNISLGATTIGVIGLGILILWSNVLSKKGKIFQIVQGPLVAVVAGIVYFFVTDSESKYGISAAHLVSVPVPDNLDSFLGQFRFPNFNAISNPQVWITAFTIALVASLETLLCVEATDKLDPHKNVTPTNRELLAQGTGNIISGLIGGLPITQVIVRSSANIQSGGRTKISAIIHGFLLLISVILIPTLLNKIPLSVLSAILLIVGYKLAKPSVFKEMIQLGWKQWIPFTVTVVGIVFTDLLVGIGLGLAVGIVVILIKSFQNSHFLHIEDKSNGKHRIKMTLAEEVTFFNKGAILKELDSLPRDTFLELDVRKTRYLDNDIIEILEDFAIKAKERNIDIKLTSERGIVENPPSYIEFFNLRPKKSA, translated from the coding sequence ATGTTTAAATATATTAAAAACGATTTTCCTGCAAGTATTGTAGTGTTTTTCGTAGCATTACCTTTATGTTTGGGTATTGCATTAGCAAGTGGTGCCCCTCTTTTTTCTGGAGTAATTGCAGGAATTATTGGTGGTATAGTAGTAGGTTTTTTAAGTGGCTCTAAAATTGGAGTAAGTGGCCCTGCAGCAGGTTTAGCGGCAATTGTATTAACTGCAATTAGCACTTTAGGGGGCTATGAAAATTTTTTAGTTGCCGTTGTTTTAGGAGGTGTTATTCAGTTAGTTTTTGGTTTTTTAAAAGCAGGAATTATTGGGTATTATTTTCCATCATCTGTAATAAAAGGAATGTTAACAGGAATAGGAATTATAATAATTCTGAAGCAAATACCTCACTTTTTTGGATATGATGCTGACCCAGAAGGAGATTTTGCTTTCTTTCAAATAGATGGTGAAAATACATTTTCTGAAATATTTAAAACTCTAAATAATATTAGTTTAGGGGCTACGACAATAGGGGTTATTGGTTTGGGTATTTTAATACTTTGGAGCAATGTTTTATCAAAAAAAGGAAAAATTTTTCAAATAGTACAAGGTCCATTGGTTGCGGTTGTTGCTGGTATAGTATACTTCTTTGTTACAGATTCAGAATCTAAGTATGGAATAAGCGCAGCACATTTAGTAAGTGTCCCTGTACCAGATAATTTAGATTCATTTTTAGGGCAATTTAGGTTTCCTAATTTTAATGCAATTTCAAATCCTCAAGTTTGGATTACTGCCTTTACGATAGCTTTAGTAGCAAGTTTAGAAACTTTATTGTGTGTCGAAGCCACTGATAAATTAGACCCGCATAAAAACGTAACACCAACAAATAGAGAATTATTAGCACAAGGAACAGGAAATATTATTTCTGGTTTAATTGGTGGTTTGCCAATTACACAAGTAATTGTAAGAAGTTCTGCAAATATACAATCTGGCGGTAGAACAAAGATTTCTGCAATTATTCATGGTTTTTTATTATTAATCTCTGTTATTTTAATTCCAACTTTATTAAATAAAATTCCTTTATCTGTTTTATCTGCAATTTTATTAATTGTTGGTTATAAATTAGCAAAACCTAGTGTTTTTAAAGAAATGATACAATTGGGGTGGAAACAATGGATACCATTTACAGTAACTGTTGTAGGTATTGTTTTTACAGATTTATTAGTTGGTATTGGTTTAGGCTTAGCAGTTGGTATTGTAGTAATATTGATAAAAAGTTTTCAAAATTCTCACTTTCTTCATATTGAAGATAAAAGTAATGGAAAACATAGAATTAAAATGACGCTTGCAGAAGAAGTTACTTTCTTTAACAAAGGTGCTATTTTAAAAGAATTAGACAGTTTGCCAAGAGATACTTTTTTAGAATTAGATGTAAGAAAAACGAGATATTTAGATAATGATATTATAGAAATTTTAGAAGATTTTGCTATAAAGGCAAAAGAAAGAAACATCGATATTAAATTAACTTCTGAAAGAGGAATTGTTGAAAATCCACCAAGTTATATAGAATTCTTTAATTTAAGACCAAAAAAATCAGCCTAA
- a CDS encoding SH3 domain-containing protein has product MKKILFIFLLIATTLSSQEVDSLFSNANNLYKNGQFEEAIEEYKKIESQDLVSSELYYNLGNSYYKLNKVGPTIYYYEKALKLNPLNQDVKNNLVFAKRLALDNIEELPKTVLQRFNKNYLQKLSYNQWAVVVIVFSVLASLLLLLFYFADVPSKKRIYFATSIFSFILLVTSLFITYNQYHFSKKNKVAIVFAEKTAVRNAPTLNSEKVFTLHEGTKVIVLDAVDNWKKIKLVDGKLGWIIADEIKLLNDF; this is encoded by the coding sequence ATGAAAAAAATACTTTTTATATTCTTATTAATTGCCACCACTCTCTCCTCTCAAGAGGTAGATAGTTTGTTTTCTAATGCAAATAATTTATACAAAAACGGCCAATTTGAAGAAGCAATAGAAGAATACAAAAAAATTGAATCTCAAGATTTAGTTTCATCAGAATTATATTATAATTTAGGAAACTCTTATTACAAACTTAATAAAGTTGGCCCAACAATTTATTACTATGAAAAGGCTTTAAAATTAAACCCTTTAAATCAAGATGTAAAAAACAACTTGGTTTTTGCTAAACGATTGGCTTTAGATAATATTGAAGAATTACCCAAAACAGTTTTGCAAAGATTTAATAAAAATTATTTACAAAAACTATCCTACAACCAATGGGCAGTTGTTGTAATTGTATTTTCTGTTTTAGCAAGTTTACTATTGTTATTATTCTATTTTGCTGATGTTCCTTCAAAAAAACGTATTTATTTTGCTACAAGTATTTTTAGTTTTATACTCTTAGTAACTTCTTTATTCATCACTTATAATCAATATCATTTTTCTAAAAAAAATAAGGTAGCAATTGTTTTTGCAGAAAAAACAGCAGTTAGAAATGCACCAACATTAAATTCTGAAAAAGTTTTTACTTTACATGAAGGTACAAAGGTTATAGTTTTAGACGCTGTTGATAACTGGAAAAAGATTAAATTAGTAGATGGTAAATTAGGTTGGATAATTGCAGATGAAATAAAACTGTTGAACGATTTTTAA
- a CDS encoding BatD family protein, which produces MKLKFYISLFISLLSLSVMAQEATLKAKVSKNKLGLNQRLRIEFAINKQGGDNFSPPGFTNFKIVGGPSQSVSQSWINGKSSFTQSYTYIIQPKRKGELVINPASIKIGGKIIKSEPIKIIVLDAVDLPKNPNDPSYIAQQNIHLVAEISKSKPYVGEGVYVEYRLYVSESVSVYDTSVTEAPQYNGFWNQEIKINGFPVKLGKYNGEDYRYIVLQKALLIPTKSGRLTIDPMKMDIVIGVPTGRADFFGNVISKNIRKEFSSTKKVIIPKSLPLEGKPANFNGAVGEFNFDVSLSKNALKANETSQIKVVVSGKGNLKLFELPEVTTPVELEIYQPERKEKVSVKTNGITGSVSELYTVVPQYKGKYKIPNVSFSYFNPNEKKYHTIATEDFLVNVLEGKELVSSIDSNTVRKQAIKTTGKNFRYIQTKSSFQPLKNADFYKSNLFYILLFLPLIAIPVGLFIAKKNEERNNDVMGNKLRKAERLAKKYLSEAEKQLGKKEAFYEALERALHNYLKAKLGIETADISKEKITQILQEREVDSTTIHQFIEVLKHSDMARYSQITNTEMKEEFERAKQVIIKLDKQF; this is translated from the coding sequence ATGAAGTTGAAATTTTACATATCGTTATTTATTAGCTTGTTATCACTTTCTGTGATGGCACAAGAAGCAACTTTAAAGGCAAAAGTTAGCAAAAATAAACTTGGCCTAAATCAGCGTTTAAGAATTGAGTTTGCAATTAATAAACAAGGTGGAGACAACTTTTCACCTCCAGGTTTCACCAATTTTAAAATTGTTGGTGGCCCAAGTCAGTCTGTTAGCCAATCTTGGATTAATGGAAAATCTAGTTTTACACAATCCTATACGTATATTATTCAACCAAAAAGAAAAGGTGAGTTAGTTATTAATCCTGCAAGTATAAAAATTGGTGGTAAAATAATAAAATCTGAACCGATAAAAATTATTGTTTTAGACGCTGTAGATCTTCCTAAAAACCCAAATGACCCAAGCTATATTGCACAACAAAACATACATTTAGTTGCAGAAATTTCAAAATCTAAACCTTATGTTGGTGAAGGTGTTTATGTAGAGTATAGATTGTATGTTAGTGAAAGCGTAAGTGTTTATGATACTTCTGTTACAGAAGCACCACAGTACAATGGTTTTTGGAATCAAGAAATTAAAATTAATGGGTTTCCTGTTAAATTAGGGAAATATAATGGTGAAGATTATAGATATATTGTACTTCAAAAGGCACTATTAATCCCTACAAAATCAGGAAGATTAACAATAGATCCTATGAAAATGGATATTGTTATTGGTGTTCCTACAGGTAGAGCTGATTTTTTTGGAAATGTAATTTCAAAAAATATTCGCAAAGAATTTTCTTCTACCAAAAAAGTAATTATTCCAAAAAGTCTTCCTCTAGAGGGGAAACCAGCAAATTTTAATGGTGCAGTAGGTGAATTTAATTTTGATGTTTCTTTGAGTAAAAATGCTTTAAAAGCAAATGAGACTTCGCAAATAAAAGTTGTTGTGTCTGGTAAAGGAAATTTAAAATTGTTTGAACTACCAGAAGTTACAACTCCTGTTGAATTAGAAATATATCAACCAGAAAGGAAAGAAAAAGTTAGCGTTAAAACAAACGGAATTACGGGCTCAGTTTCTGAGTTATATACCGTTGTACCTCAGTATAAAGGGAAATATAAAATTCCGAATGTTTCTTTCTCGTATTTTAATCCGAATGAAAAAAAATACCACACAATAGCTACAGAAGATTTCTTGGTTAATGTGTTAGAAGGAAAAGAATTAGTATCAAGTATTGATAGTAATACCGTAAGAAAACAAGCCATAAAAACAACGGGAAAAAACTTTAGATACATACAGACAAAAAGTAGTTTTCAACCTTTAAAAAATGCTGATTTTTACAAATCTAACTTGTTTTACATTTTATTATTCCTGCCTTTAATAGCAATTCCTGTAGGGCTGTTTATTGCTAAAAAGAATGAGGAAAGAAATAATGATGTTATGGGTAATAAATTAAGAAAAGCAGAAAGATTGGCTAAAAAATATTTATCTGAAGCAGAAAAACAATTGGGTAAAAAAGAAGCTTTTTATGAAGCTTTAGAACGTGCTTTACACAATTACTTAAAGGCAAAATTAGGAATAGAAACTGCTGATATTAGTAAAGAAAAAATTACTCAAATTCTACAAGAAAGAGAAGTAGATTCAACTACAATTCATCAATTTATTGAAGTTTTAAAACATTCTGATATGGCGCGTTATTCACAAATAACAAATACAGAAATGAAGGAAGAATTTGAGAGAGCAAAACAAGTAATTATTAAATTAGATAAACAATTTTAA
- a CDS encoding tetratricopeptide repeat protein codes for MKKLKYLLIIFLMLFSSAEIVAQKDSIALQRKARKLVRDGNQLYQQKRFTDASVAYKKALGNDTNYEKANYNLGNALYETQNFKEAVPQYELTAKTATDKFTKAEAYHNIGNANMESKQYQPAVDAYKNALRNNPTDDETRYNLAVAQQLLEKEKQDNKDDKNKDKDKKDDKDNKDKDDKNKENKDEGDKDKKDDKDKDGKGDKDKEKNKDPNKDSKEKEKQKQKPKQSKMTPQQIKQLLESLSNEEKKTQKKMNAKKARGKKVKQEKDW; via the coding sequence ATGAAAAAATTAAAATACCTATTAATTATTTTTTTGATGCTATTCTCATCCGCAGAAATAGTAGCTCAAAAAGATTCTATTGCTTTGCAACGTAAGGCTAGAAAATTAGTTAGAGATGGAAATCAATTATACCAACAAAAACGTTTTACAGATGCTTCTGTTGCTTATAAAAAGGCCTTAGGAAATGATACAAATTACGAAAAAGCAAACTATAATTTAGGAAATGCTTTGTATGAAACCCAAAACTTTAAAGAAGCTGTTCCTCAATATGAATTAACTGCAAAAACAGCAACAGATAAGTTTACAAAAGCAGAAGCCTATCATAATATTGGTAATGCAAATATGGAATCTAAACAATATCAACCTGCTGTAGATGCATATAAAAATGCATTAAGAAACAATCCTACAGATGATGAAACTCGTTATAACTTAGCCGTTGCCCAACAATTATTAGAAAAAGAGAAACAAGATAATAAAGACGACAAAAATAAAGACAAGGATAAAAAAGACGATAAGGACAATAAAGATAAAGACGATAAAAATAAAGAAAACAAAGACGAAGGAGATAAGGATAAAAAAGACGATAAAGATAAAGACGGAAAAGGAGACAAGGATAAAGAAAAAAACAAAGATCCTAACAAAGATTCTAAAGAGAAAGAGAAGCAAAAGCAAAAACCTAAGCAAAGTAAAATGACTCCTCAGCAAATTAAGCAGTTGCTAGAAAGCTTAAGTAATGAAGAGAAAAAGACACAAAAGAAAATGAATGCTAAAAAAGCAAGAGGGAAAAAAGTAAAACAAGAAAAAGATTGGTAG
- a CDS encoding VWA domain-containing protein encodes MYKIEEPIYFYLFAIIPAIIVIFLLVLWWKKRTQRKFSNSLLLERLAPNASPFKSILKLIILLLGISFLIISLVNPKMGTKLKTIKREGVDVVFALDVSKSMLAEDIAPNRLEKAKQIISKIIDKLGSDRVGIIIYAGNSYPLLPITTDHAAANMFLQNANPDMVSSQGTDINGALELAKTYYNNDDQTNRFLIIISDGEDHQEDTKQVAQNLTNEGVKIYTIGVGLEKGGPIPMRLNGAMIGYKKDNKGETVITKRMPEILQGIADIGEGKYIDGNFTDNPVNSIAEIIANAEKNEFETKQFSDYKDQFQWFLAIGLFFLIMDVFLFEKKTKWLRKVDLFNEEKAKK; translated from the coding sequence ATGTACAAAATAGAAGAACCAATATATTTTTACTTATTTGCAATAATCCCAGCAATAATTGTCATTTTCTTGTTGGTTTTATGGTGGAAAAAAAGAACCCAACGTAAATTTTCTAACTCCCTTTTATTAGAAAGATTAGCGCCAAACGCATCACCCTTTAAATCCATTTTAAAATTAATAATACTGCTTTTAGGAATCTCATTTTTAATAATTTCATTGGTGAATCCTAAAATGGGAACCAAATTAAAAACCATAAAAAGAGAAGGTGTAGATGTTGTTTTTGCTTTAGATGTTTCTAAAAGTATGTTGGCAGAAGATATTGCGCCAAATAGGTTAGAAAAAGCGAAACAAATTATTTCTAAAATAATAGATAAACTAGGTAGTGATAGAGTTGGTATTATTATTTATGCAGGAAATTCGTATCCATTATTACCAATAACAACAGATCATGCAGCTGCCAATATGTTTTTGCAAAACGCAAATCCAGATATGGTTTCTAGCCAAGGAACAGATATTAATGGTGCATTAGAATTAGCAAAAACCTATTATAATAATGATGACCAAACTAACCGGTTTTTAATCATTATTTCAGATGGTGAAGATCACCAAGAAGACACTAAACAAGTTGCTCAGAACTTAACAAACGAAGGCGTTAAAATCTATACAATTGGTGTTGGATTAGAAAAAGGAGGCCCAATTCCTATGCGTTTAAATGGCGCTATGATTGGTTATAAAAAAGATAACAAAGGAGAAACTGTTATTACCAAACGCATGCCAGAAATTTTACAAGGAATTGCAGATATAGGTGAAGGAAAATATATAGATGGGAATTTTACAGACAACCCTGTAAATAGCATTGCAGAAATTATTGCAAATGCAGAGAAAAATGAGTTTGAAACAAAACAATTTTCCGATTATAAAGATCAATTTCAATGGTTTTTAGCCATTGGTTTATTCTTTTTAATTATGGATGTATTCTTATTTGAAAAGAAAACAAAATGGTTAAGAAAAGTTGATTTGTTTAATGAAGAAAAAGCCAAGAAATAA
- a CDS encoding four helix bundle protein — translation MYVFSFEKLEVWKEAVKLSKDIYKITSSFPADEKFGLVSQIRRATNSIAANLAEGTSRITNKDKAHFTTIAFSTTMEVLNHIIVSKELEFISEVEYLKLRERIYKISNMLNALRKAQLNK, via the coding sequence ATGTATGTTTTTTCATTTGAAAAATTAGAAGTTTGGAAAGAAGCAGTTAAGCTTTCTAAAGACATTTATAAGATTACTTCTTCTTTTCCCGCGGATGAAAAATTTGGGTTAGTAAGTCAGATTAGACGAGCTACAAATTCAATTGCTGCAAATTTAGCAGAAGGAACATCTAGAATTACAAATAAAGACAAAGCACATTTTACAACAATTGCATTTAGCACAACAATGGAAGTCTTAAATCATATAATAGTATCAAAAGAATTAGAATTTATTTCTGAAGTAGAATATCTAAAATTGAGAGAGAGAATCTATAAAATATCAAATATGTTGAATGCTTTGAGAAAAGCACAGTTAAACAAATAA
- a CDS encoding VWA domain-containing protein: protein MNWNNIEFNNPEFLWLLLIIPLLAIWYFFMRKKDAAVLTMPSIKGFKATTSILPKLKPLLYVVRILALAAIIIALARPRNVAVSKKTKTNRGIDIVMAIDVSASMLARDLKPNRLEALKKVAVDFIDRRPNDRIGIVVYAGESFTQTPITSDKGIVKRTISELKWGQLEGGTAIGMGLGSAVNRLKESTAKSKVIILLTDGVNNSGNIDPRTATELAKELGIKTYTIGIGTNGMADFPWSRDPRTGKLQFRKQQVEIDEELLKFIATETEGKYFRATDNTKLKAIYDEIDKLEKTKIEEFKYYNYQEKYRLFVFFGLGLLVLEFILRNTLFKSFI, encoded by the coding sequence ATGAATTGGAATAATATTGAATTTAATAATCCAGAATTTTTATGGCTGCTACTAATAATCCCTTTATTAGCAATCTGGTATTTTTTTATGCGTAAAAAAGACGCTGCAGTTTTAACAATGCCAAGCATTAAAGGTTTTAAAGCAACAACTTCTATTTTACCAAAATTAAAACCACTCTTATATGTAGTAAGAATATTAGCTTTAGCTGCTATTATAATTGCTTTAGCTAGACCTAGAAATGTTGCTGTAAGTAAAAAAACAAAAACAAACAGAGGTATAGATATTGTTATGGCAATAGATGTTTCTGCAAGTATGTTGGCAAGAGATTTAAAACCTAACAGATTAGAAGCATTAAAAAAAGTAGCGGTAGATTTTATAGATAGAAGACCAAATGATAGAATAGGTATTGTAGTTTATGCTGGAGAAAGTTTTACGCAAACACCAATTACTAGTGATAAAGGCATAGTAAAACGGACAATTTCTGAACTTAAATGGGGACAATTAGAAGGCGGAACTGCAATAGGAATGGGCTTAGGCTCTGCAGTAAATAGATTAAAAGAAAGTACCGCAAAAAGTAAAGTTATTATTCTTTTAACTGATGGTGTAAATAATTCTGGAAATATAGATCCTAGAACTGCAACTGAATTAGCTAAAGAATTAGGAATTAAAACCTATACAATTGGAATTGGGACAAATGGAATGGCAGATTTTCCTTGGAGTAGAGATCCTAGAACTGGTAAATTACAATTTAGAAAACAACAGGTAGAAATTGATGAAGAATTGTTGAAATTTATTGCTACAGAAACAGAAGGAAAATATTTTAGAGCAACAGATAACACCAAGTTAAAAGCAATTTATGATGAAATTGACAAACTTGAAAAAACAAAAATAGAAGAGTTCAAATATTATAATTATCAAGAAAAATACAGACTATTTGTGTTTTTCGGATTAGGATTATTAGTACTAGAATTTATTTTAAGAAACACACTATTTAAGAGTTTTATATAA
- a CDS encoding BatD family protein, translated as MVNVEIDTTNIRIGEQFNLKISVNETQNVIIPKLQLAGLEVVDSTKVDTIKNYLIKKYVLTGFDSGSFYIPQQQIFVKNQAFLTDSILVNVATIAVDTTKVKKFPIKSIKSEPYVFDDFKIYIYLLIAALVIIGFWIYWFVIRKRKEEEEAPTYKTLPPYDEAIYRLNELDEKLLWQNNKIKEYYSELTEIVRGYIERELHVPALEKTTDEIIEMLLDFKDAETIETSKETIKKLKDLLQEADLVKFAKSKPFALEIEEDRKDAEDIVSSLKPKPIIEDDELE; from the coding sequence ATGGTTAACGTAGAAATTGACACTACAAACATTAGAATTGGAGAGCAATTCAATTTAAAAATCTCTGTAAATGAAACTCAGAATGTAATAATCCCTAAACTACAATTGGCAGGTTTAGAGGTCGTAGATTCTACAAAGGTAGATACTATTAAAAATTACCTTATCAAAAAATATGTTTTAACAGGTTTTGATAGTGGTTCTTTTTACATTCCGCAACAACAAATCTTTGTAAAAAATCAAGCTTTTTTAACAGATTCCATATTAGTTAATGTTGCTACAATTGCTGTAGACACTACTAAAGTGAAAAAATTCCCTATAAAATCTATTAAAAGTGAACCTTATGTTTTTGATGATTTTAAAATCTATATTTATCTACTTATAGCTGCATTAGTAATTATTGGTTTTTGGATTTACTGGTTTGTTATTAGAAAACGAAAAGAGGAAGAAGAAGCACCAACCTACAAAACGTTGCCTCCTTATGATGAAGCCATTTATCGATTAAATGAATTGGATGAAAAATTACTGTGGCAAAATAATAAGATAAAAGAATACTATAGTGAGTTAACAGAAATTGTACGTGGTTATATAGAACGTGAACTGCATGTTCCTGCTTTAGAAAAAACTACAGATGAAATTATTGAAATGCTTTTAGATTTTAAAGATGCCGAAACAATAGAAACATCAAAAGAAACTATTAAAAAGCTTAAAGACTTATTACAGGAAGCAGATTTAGTGAAATTTGCAAAATCAAAGCCTTTTGCTTTAGAAATTGAAGAAGACAGAAAAGATGCTGAAGATATTGTTAGCAGTCTAAAACCAAAACCAATTATTGAAGATGATGAATTGGAATAA
- a CDS encoding DUF58 domain-containing protein, producing METKEILKKVRKIEIKTKRLSNDIFGGEYHSSFKGRGMTFSEVRQYQFGDDVRAIDWNVTARYNEPYIKVFEEERELTMMLLVDVSGSELFGTSTQFKKDTVTEIAATLAFSATQNNDKVGLILFSDDVELFIPPKKGKSHVLRIIRELIEFKPKSKKTNIAAALKFLSSVMKKRAIVFMLSDFMDDDYEKTLKIAAKKHDLTGIRVYDKHDEEIPNLGMVPMLDSETGNVQLINTGSKSVRISYKANALRLTGYYINMFKRSGAGTVNTRVDENYVKKLLGYFKHKGR from the coding sequence TTGGAAACTAAAGAAATACTTAAAAAAGTTCGTAAAATAGAAATTAAGACAAAGCGTTTGTCTAATGATATTTTTGGAGGTGAATATCATTCATCATTCAAAGGACGAGGTATGACTTTTTCTGAAGTAAGACAATACCAATTTGGTGATGATGTAAGAGCCATTGATTGGAATGTTACCGCCCGTTATAACGAACCTTATATAAAGGTTTTTGAAGAAGAACGTGAATTAACAATGATGCTTTTGGTAGATGTTTCTGGTTCAGAATTATTTGGCACATCCACGCAATTTAAAAAAGATACCGTTACAGAAATTGCTGCAACATTGGCTTTTTCTGCAACTCAAAACAACGATAAAGTTGGTTTAATTTTATTTTCTGATGATGTAGAACTTTTTATTCCTCCTAAAAAAGGAAAAAGTCACGTTTTAAGAATTATTAGAGAGTTAATAGAGTTTAAGCCAAAGAGTAAAAAAACCAATATTGCTGCTGCTCTAAAATTTTTATCTAGTGTGATGAAAAAAAGAGCAATTGTTTTTATGTTGTCTGATTTTATGGATGATGATTATGAGAAAACTTTAAAAATTGCCGCTAAAAAACACGATTTAACAGGAATTAGAGTCTATGATAAACATGATGAAGAAATTCCTAATCTAGGAATGGTACCCATGTTAGATTCTGAAACAGGCAATGTTCAGTTGATAAATACAGGATCAAAATCTGTAAGAATAAGCTATAAAGCAAATGCTTTACGTTTAACAGGTTATTATATAAACATGTTTAAAAGAAGTGGCGCAGGAACTGTCAACACAAGAGTTGATGAAAACTATGTAAAAAAATTATTAGGTTATTTTAAACACAAAGGAAGATAG
- a CDS encoding MoxR family ATPase produces MDVDVRAINEKIERESAFIDILTLEMNKVIVGQKQMIESLLIGLIGNGHILLEGVPGLAKTLAINTLSKAVQATFSRVQFTPDLLPADVVGTMIYNMKENDFMIKKGPIFANFVLADEINRAPAKVQSALLEAMQERQITIGDTTFKLDEPFLVMATQNPVEQEGTYPLPEAQVDRFMLKVVIDYPKLQDEQIIMRQNLSGSFATVNPVVSVAEILRAREVANEVYMDEKIEKYILDIIFATRYPEKYNLPQLKDLISFGASPRGSINLAKAAKCYAFIKRRGYVIPEDVRAVVFDVLRHRIGITYEAEAENVTSVDIINLIINEVEVP; encoded by the coding sequence ATGGATGTAGATGTAAGAGCTATTAATGAGAAAATTGAAAGAGAGAGTGCCTTTATAGACATTCTTACTCTAGAAATGAATAAAGTAATTGTTGGGCAAAAACAAATGATAGAAAGTTTGTTAATTGGGTTGATTGGAAATGGTCATATTCTATTAGAAGGAGTTCCTGGTTTAGCAAAAACACTAGCAATTAACACATTATCTAAAGCGGTACAAGCAACTTTTAGTAGAGTTCAATTTACGCCAGATTTATTACCTGCAGATGTTGTTGGTACCATGATTTACAACATGAAGGAAAATGACTTCATGATTAAAAAAGGTCCGATTTTTGCAAACTTTGTGTTAGCCGATGAGATTAACAGAGCACCTGCAAAAGTGCAATCTGCTTTATTAGAGGCAATGCAAGAGCGCCAAATTACTATTGGAGACACTACTTTTAAATTAGATGAACCTTTCTTAGTAATGGCAACTCAAAACCCGGTAGAACAAGAAGGGACATATCCTTTACCGGAAGCACAAGTAGATCGTTTTATGCTAAAAGTAGTTATTGATTATCCAAAATTACAAGACGAACAGATTATTATGCGTCAGAATCTTTCTGGCAGTTTTGCAACTGTAAATCCTGTAGTTTCTGTTGCAGAAATTTTAAGAGCAAGAGAAGTTGCTAATGAAGTTTATATGGATGAAAAAATTGAGAAATATATTCTTGATATCATCTTTGCAACTCGTTATCCAGAGAAATATAATTTGCCACAATTAAAAGATTTAATCAGTTTTGGAGCATCACCTCGTGGAAGTATTAACCTTGCAAAAGCTGCAAAATGTTATGCCTTTATCAAAAGAAGAGGTTATGTAATTCCAGAAGACGTTAGAGCCGTTGTTTTTGATGTTTTACGTCATAGAATTGGTATTACATATGAAGCTGAAGCTGAAAATGTAACTTCTGTAGACATCATCAATTTAATTATCAACGAAGTTGAAGTACCATAA
- a CDS encoding RNA polymerase sigma factor, whose amino-acid sequence MEKFTDKFIWKSLKEGDLNAFSVLFESFYPKLHGYGLKISKDAAITEDTLQDFFLYIYEHRENLSDLDIIAPYLFTSYRRFLLKVMKKNAKLKYIDYADETIVDLKFTPEELLTNQETERFKDKNLSELLNKLPKRQKEAIYLKYYSGLKATEISEIMGINYQSVVNTLHKAIKSLKEEVAIIKLFN is encoded by the coding sequence ATGGAAAAATTTACAGATAAGTTTATTTGGAAATCATTAAAAGAAGGAGACTTAAATGCATTTTCTGTGCTTTTTGAAAGTTTTTATCCAAAATTGCATGGTTATGGGTTAAAGATTTCAAAGGATGCTGCAATTACAGAAGATACTTTGCAGGATTTTTTCTTATATATTTATGAGCATAGAGAAAACCTAAGTGATTTAGATATCATTGCTCCTTATCTTTTTACATCGTATAGACGTTTTTTATTAAAGGTGATGAAAAAAAACGCAAAACTAAAATATATAGATTATGCTGATGAAACTATAGTAGACCTTAAATTTACACCAGAAGAATTATTAACAAACCAAGAAACAGAGAGGTTTAAGGATAAAAATCTTTCAGAGTTATTAAATAAGTTACCAAAAAGACAAAAAGAAGCTATTTATTTAAAATATTATAGTGGCTTAAAAGCTACCGAGATTTCAGAAATTATGGGTATAAATTACCAAAGTGTGGTAAACACACTTCACAAGGCTATAAAGAGTTTAAAAGAAGAAGTTGCTATTATTAAATTATTTAATTAA